Genomic DNA from Lactuca sativa cultivar Salinas chromosome 8, Lsat_Salinas_v11, whole genome shotgun sequence:
TCTTCACGCCTCCATGGCTGCTGTGAAGGATATTGACAAACCCTTTGGTATCACAAACATCAAATCCTACATGTCCCTGGTTCTCAATTTGGTTGAGCTAAATTATGAAACCTAGCAAGAGTTAGTTGAGACATGTTGTCTCATGTTCGGAGTAATGGATCAACTTTATACGTTCCATGTCGAATCGACTGATGTATGGAAGAGACTTATAAGTTtgtattttatgtgttttaaaattttaataattcatgttTTGAACGTGACATTCAAGTTCGTACGTATTTAATATTAGCGGGCACATATTATATGCTTACCGAACAACTTTGTTTATGCTGATAGTAGAGGTTTTGGTTTACACCTAATATCGAGTTACAAATTCAATGAGAatattgaatttattttaaaagatgATGACGTAGTCATATGTTGTTACTTTGCTTCTAACATTTTTTTTAGTAACAAATCAGTTATATTTGAGAGGTGATACACAATACAAATGGACAAAGAAATAAGAAAAGCCTACGGATATTTTAAAGTAGATGGTTGTAGGGAGTTTAGAGTTGATACTTGCTTTTCTTATGGTCAAATGGTTATTTTTTGTAACCACATTGCTAAAGGTGTTGCTAATTAAAACGCTTTGTGCTCTTATATTTGTAGTTCTTATATGATTATTTTTTCTTTGTAGTTCTTAGTGTTCGATTAATCTTGATGGGTGGCCATTCAAACATGTCAATATTACACCCATATGCATTTGGATTGTAGACATGAACACAACCATTCAAAAACATTAAGCTAAATCATTCTAGCTAGAAAACAAAACATATGGACCATAGACATGATCAAAGCCATACCAAAACCACACACACAACAACCATACAAATCCGTTTCTTCGCCCTTCCGGAACCATTCCAAGCAACAACTCAAGGCATTTCTCAAAAATGCTAATGTAGTTTCAAAATCAATTCTCTTCGAATTTGGAACCGAAAACTTGGTACTGATACCAAAACCAAACTGATATTGTACCTATCGATTCAGTTTGGTTCGGTTATTTGTCCCTCAAAACGATGAAGTTCAGTTTTTGATTTTCGGTTCCAGACAAGTTCAGTTCAATTCTTGAACCAATGCATCCTTAATGTATATGTATCCATACATGGCACCACAAAGTAAGAGAAATTGGGTCTTGTATGACTACAATATGATGTGTACAACCCATACGCTACCGTTGAATAAAATAGTTCAGTTCAATTCTTGAACCAATGCATCCTTATGTATATGTATCCATACATGGCACCACAAAGCAAGAGAAATTGGGTCTTGTATGACTACAATATGATGTGTACAACCCATACGCCACCGTTGAATAAAACATAGAAACTAAAATACAAAAATTTATGCAAAAAATTTTGCGTTAAAAGTACTAAATTCCTGTTTTTaagttaataaataataaattatcttTTAAAAATGCCCTAATAATTCCTCTATCACAAGCTTGACTGTGTTTGGCTTTCATATTCTCCCCCATATTTATTATTCTTTTACTTTCCTTCAACCACTTTTAAGTTTTAACAACCTAAAAGTTTATGAAGCAAGACAAAATGTCATGTATTTAAAAAGGACTAATAAATTTCCAAATAAGAAAAAACTTTTAATGATAGTGGAGTTGGACGGTCTCCGATCTCATCTCACTTTTCTTCATTCTTTCTAAAAATatatagaaattaaaaaaaaaaaagaaaaaaaaaacattttagtactttaCAAAAGATATATATACACATTATTACTCTATAAAACTACAAATTACACATTTCTATATTACTTTTTGCAATTGCAGCAACAATAACTTTATATTATTGATCAATTTATTGACTAAATCTATAAAATCCAAAATAAACCGACATGATCTACATATAAACCAAATTAAGTCTAATCTTTATTTGGATTATGTGATTAAGGAAATAGTAGATAACAGTGGCCACCACCATGGATTCTGCAACTGAGAGCAATAAACCTCTCtgatttatgaaaaaaaataataatttaacaaCTCCTCCATCTTCGCTCTCATGTCTGCCGCCttccccaaaagtgtaaaaaacCCTAACCACCTCTTTATCTCTCTCCCACATTTTCACTGTAAATTTACACTACCATTTGCAAAGTTTCTTGTTCATCTTTACTTTGATTTACTTAATTACTTTAGCTCATCATCATCATAGAGTAATGCTATGCAGCTGTTTTAATTTTGTAAAATAAGCTTCAGTTACTTTGGGTTGGTGAAGGTGGGTATTGTGATATTGATTTGAACTTGTTTATTTATTTCATCAATGCGAATAAAGCTGTTACTTCTGATTTGGGTTTACTTTGATCTGTACTGGGTTTTGACTGTTTAGTGAAGAACTGAAGTTGGCGAATTAATTATTCTTCTCTTTGATTCCTTTCTTGTACGCATTGGTTTTCAGTAAGTAATTTAATAACTGTTTATAATATCCAGGTTGATCGCATGGGTTCTCAGATGTAAATGAAAGCAAGTGTTGCAGATTTGATTCATACTAGTATGGTATCCATCTCATCTCATCTCATCATCACTCTGTTTTTTCGAAGTAACTTCTAAGCTACTTCAAATTATTTCACTTCATATTTATACAATTTTTTGGTTTGATTAGGGAGTAAGTAGATCGGGGAAGATGATGAAATTGAAGTCCGTGGAGTCCGTTTTTACGATTATGATTTTACTTTCTGTTTCAATAATCGGGAAATCAGAGGTTTATATTGTCACCATAGAAGGCGAACCAGTGATTAGTTACAAAGGAGGTGTTAATGGTTTTGAAGCCACTGAAAAACTCGATGTCACAAGGTCCGTATTCCTTCATGATCTTCACATATTTTCAAATAAGATTTTCATCTCATATTTATTGTATACTCTTTGATCCTCAGTGATTTGGTAACATCATACTCGAGCCACTTAGAACAAAAACACGATACAATCCTTGACACATTGTTCGATGATGGAAACTACAAAAAGCTATACAGCTACAAGCATCTCATAAATGGCTTCGCAGTTCACGTTTCTGAAGAACAGGTCACAATCTGAACCTCTTTACCTTTCTTTTTTGGGCATATAGAAACTGCTTTATTCTTATATATTTTAAATGATATTAGTAGGCAGAGATGCTTAGGCGAGCCCCAGGTGTGAAATCAGTGGATAAAGATTGGAAGGTGAGGAAACTGACCACACATACGCCGGAATTTTTGGGGCTTCCCACCGGAGTTTGGCCTACCGGAGGTGGATTTGACAGGGCCGGAGAGGAGATAGTGATCGGATTTGTGGATTCTGGTATTTTTCCATATCATCCGAGCTTTGAAAATCAAAACACAGAACCCTATGGTCCGATTCCAAAATATCGAGGGAAATGTGAAGTTGATCCTGATACAAAGAAGAGTTTCTGCAATGGAAAGATTGTTGGTGCTCAACATTTTGCAGAAGCTGCCATGGCTGCTGGTGCTTTTAATCCTGAAGTTGATTTTGCTTCTCCTCTTGATGGTGATGGACATGGAAGGTTCGTGCAAAAACTTGAATAATTTCAGttaaaatattttcatttattaatcaCAAATTCACAGTCACACTGCTGCAATTGCTGCCGGAAACAATGGAATTCCTGTTCAAGTGCAAGGCTATGAATTCGGGAAAGCAAGTGGAATGGCTCCCCGAGCAAGGTGAAGTTTACCCTCTAAAATTTATGCACATCATATGAGATATGAAGAAACTAATCCATAAAATGATAAAACTGCTTCAATTGATGCTATTTCTTTCATTTAGCCCAAATCTTTATCGTCTTTAACATTCACTGTGAATGATGGATGCACAGGATCGCTGTTTACAAGGCACTCTACCGGAATTTTGGAGGATTTGTCGCTGACGTGGTGGCCGCCATTGAGCAGGCGGTTCACGACGGTGTCGACATTCTAAACCTCTCAGTCGGGCCCAACAGCCCACCCGCCACCACAAAAACCACCTTTCTAAACCCCTTCGACGCCACACTTCTCTCCGCCGTCAAAGCCGGCGTTTTTGTAGCACAAGCCTCCGGAAACGGAGGCCCCGCAGCCAAAACCATAGTGTCTTACAGCCCATGGATCGCATCCGTAGCTGCCGCCGTCGACGACCGCCGTTACAAAAACCATTTAACACTCGGAAACGGAAAAATCCTCGCCGGAACCGGTTTATCACGTAAGTTTCTGTAACCCTAAAAGGCTGAAAAAGCATAACTTTTTATTGGGCTTATCTAAACTTTGGGCCGATTTAATTGGTAATTTAATGCAGCGTCTACCGGCCCAAATAAGAAGTTTACAATGGTGGCTGCTAATGATGTGTTGTTGGATTCTTCTGCGATGAAGTCCAGTGCATCAGATTGTCAAAGACCCGAAGTTTTAAACGGAATTATGGTGAAAGGGAATATTCTGTTATGTGGGTATTCTTTTAATTTCGTTAGTGGGTCCGCATCCATTAAAAAAGTTGCAGAAACAGCAAAGAGTCTTGGCGCCATTGGATTCGTTCTTGCTGTTGAAAACGTGTCTCCTGGAACAAAGTTCGATCCTGTTCCTGTTGGCATTCCCGGGATTGTGATCACAGATGTTAGCAACTCAATGGTAGTTAAAACAACATTAGTTACTATTACTATTAGTAATTACTAATGTAGATAATTGTTGTGTGATTTATATTTCATAGGAGCTTATAGACTATTACAATGTGTCTACTTTGAGGGATTGGACTGGAAGAGTGAAGAGTTTTAAGGGAACAGGAA
This window encodes:
- the LOC111896900 gene encoding subtilisin-like protease SBT2.6 isoform X1, with amino-acid sequence MKASVADLIHTSMGVSRSGKMMKLKSVESVFTIMILLSVSIIGKSEVYIVTIEGEPVISYKGGVNGFEATEKLDVTSDLVTSYSSHLEQKHDTILDTLFDDGNYKKLYSYKHLINGFAVHVSEEQAEMLRRAPGVKSVDKDWKVRKLTTHTPEFLGLPTGVWPTGGGFDRAGEEIVIGFVDSGIFPYHPSFENQNTEPYGPIPKYRGKCEVDPDTKKSFCNGKIVGAQHFAEAAMAAGAFNPEVDFASPLDGDGHGSHTAAIAAGNNGIPVQVQGYEFGKASGMAPRARIAVYKALYRNFGGFVADVVAAIEQAVHDGVDILNLSVGPNSPPATTKTTFLNPFDATLLSAVKAGVFVAQASGNGGPAAKTIVSYSPWIASVAAAVDDRRYKNHLTLGNGKILAGTGLSPSTGPNKKFTMVAANDVLLDSSAMKSSASDCQRPEVLNGIMVKGNILLCGYSFNFVSGSASIKKVAETAKSLGAIGFVLAVENVSPGTKFDPVPVGIPGIVITDVSNSMELIDYYNVSTLRDWTGRVKSFKGTGSIGNGMEAILYKSAPMVALFSARGPNIKDYKFQDADLLKPDILAPGSLIWASWSPNGTDEPNYVGEKFAMISGTSMAAPHISGIAALIKQKHPDWSPAAIKSALMTTSNTLDRGYRPILAQQYSGAETLTFIPATPFDYGSGHVNPRAALDPGLIFDAGYEDYLGFLCTTPGIDSHEILNYTHQPCNYTLGHPYNLNSPSVAISHLVGTQTVTRTATNVNEEETYTITSKMGPAIAIETSPPAMTIGPGASQKFTVTLTVRSASGAYSFGEVLLKGDRGHKVRLPVVAMGYDR
- the LOC111896900 gene encoding subtilisin-like protease SBT2.6 isoform X2, yielding MMKLKSVESVFTIMILLSVSIIGKSEVYIVTIEGEPVISYKGGVNGFEATEKLDVTSDLVTSYSSHLEQKHDTILDTLFDDGNYKKLYSYKHLINGFAVHVSEEQAEMLRRAPGVKSVDKDWKVRKLTTHTPEFLGLPTGVWPTGGGFDRAGEEIVIGFVDSGIFPYHPSFENQNTEPYGPIPKYRGKCEVDPDTKKSFCNGKIVGAQHFAEAAMAAGAFNPEVDFASPLDGDGHGSHTAAIAAGNNGIPVQVQGYEFGKASGMAPRARIAVYKALYRNFGGFVADVVAAIEQAVHDGVDILNLSVGPNSPPATTKTTFLNPFDATLLSAVKAGVFVAQASGNGGPAAKTIVSYSPWIASVAAAVDDRRYKNHLTLGNGKILAGTGLSPSTGPNKKFTMVAANDVLLDSSAMKSSASDCQRPEVLNGIMVKGNILLCGYSFNFVSGSASIKKVAETAKSLGAIGFVLAVENVSPGTKFDPVPVGIPGIVITDVSNSMELIDYYNVSTLRDWTGRVKSFKGTGSIGNGMEAILYKSAPMVALFSARGPNIKDYKFQDADLLKPDILAPGSLIWASWSPNGTDEPNYVGEKFAMISGTSMAAPHISGIAALIKQKHPDWSPAAIKSALMTTSNTLDRGYRPILAQQYSGAETLTFIPATPFDYGSGHVNPRAALDPGLIFDAGYEDYLGFLCTTPGIDSHEILNYTHQPCNYTLGHPYNLNSPSVAISHLVGTQTVTRTATNVNEEETYTITSKMGPAIAIETSPPAMTIGPGASQKFTVTLTVRSASGAYSFGEVLLKGDRGHKVRLPVVAMGYDR
- the LOC111896900 gene encoding subtilisin-like protease SBT2.6 isoform X3 is translated as MLRRAPGVKSVDKDWKVRKLTTHTPEFLGLPTGVWPTGGGFDRAGEEIVIGFVDSGIFPYHPSFENQNTEPYGPIPKYRGKCEVDPDTKKSFCNGKIVGAQHFAEAAMAAGAFNPEVDFASPLDGDGHGSHTAAIAAGNNGIPVQVQGYEFGKASGMAPRARIAVYKALYRNFGGFVADVVAAIEQAVHDGVDILNLSVGPNSPPATTKTTFLNPFDATLLSAVKAGVFVAQASGNGGPAAKTIVSYSPWIASVAAAVDDRRYKNHLTLGNGKILAGTGLSPSTGPNKKFTMVAANDVLLDSSAMKSSASDCQRPEVLNGIMVKGNILLCGYSFNFVSGSASIKKVAETAKSLGAIGFVLAVENVSPGTKFDPVPVGIPGIVITDVSNSMELIDYYNVSTLRDWTGRVKSFKGTGSIGNGMEAILYKSAPMVALFSARGPNIKDYKFQDADLLKPDILAPGSLIWASWSPNGTDEPNYVGEKFAMISGTSMAAPHISGIAALIKQKHPDWSPAAIKSALMTTSNTLDRGYRPILAQQYSGAETLTFIPATPFDYGSGHVNPRAALDPGLIFDAGYEDYLGFLCTTPGIDSHEILNYTHQPCNYTLGHPYNLNSPSVAISHLVGTQTVTRTATNVNEEETYTITSKMGPAIAIETSPPAMTIGPGASQKFTVTLTVRSASGAYSFGEVLLKGDRGHKVRLPVVAMGYDR